From a single Nicotiana tomentosiformis chromosome 2, ASM39032v3, whole genome shotgun sequence genomic region:
- the LOC138905297 gene encoding uncharacterized protein, with protein sequence MSVTQYEMRFSELARHAVWLVPIDRERIGRFIDGLGFQLRLLMTRDRVSGVTFDEVVNIARQIEIVRGQERTEREAKRPRGQGGSSGVPQGGQFQQSQSSFSAFPAQVSHYAPPAQVSSGNSFGHQKQQFRQRMGCFEYGDFGHIAIYCPRMLGGTPQQSTLPTALIPVPPPPAQPARGRVQPARGRA encoded by the coding sequence atgtctgttacacagtatgagatgcggttctccgagttagctcgtcatgctgtttggttggttcccatagatCGAGAGAGAATcgggaggtttatagatggcctcggttttcagcttcgattgcttatgaccagggaTAGAGTATCTGGggttacctttgatgaggttgtcaacattgctcgacagattgagatagttcgaggtcaggagaggactgagagggaggctaagaggcctcgtggtcagggtggttcCAGTGGTGTTCCTCAGGGAGGTCAGTTTCAGCAGAGTCAGTCGTCATTCAGTGCATTTCCAGCACAAGTTTCTCATTATGCCCCGCCCGCCCAGGTATCATCGGGTAATTCATTTGGGCATCAGAAGCAGCAGTTTCGTCAGAGGATGGGTTGTTTCGAGTATGGGGATTTTGGTCACATTGCGATATATTGCCCTAGGATGTTGGGTGGGACTCCGCAGCAGAGTACTCTGCCAACGGCACTAataccagttcctccaccacccgcccagccagctaggggtagagttcagccagctaggggcagaGCCTAA